The Apium graveolens cultivar Ventura chromosome 11, ASM990537v1, whole genome shotgun sequence genome has a window encoding:
- the LOC141696760 gene encoding squamosa promoter-binding-like protein 4, whose amino-acid sequence MDKHHQIIKKEQDMEDGHDFSGNDKKKIRNSNNGVKKLGSNSGGVTGGGSGSPVRCCQAERCSADLNDAKQYHKRHKVCEYHAKAQVVVVAGVGQRFCQQCSRFHELSEFDEAKRSCRRRLAGHNERRRKSSSDSQGEVSGPSSSRKGSTAAGGKELCGKVQITSMQENATTFKHFQIR is encoded by the exons ATGGACAAGCATCACCAGATAATCAAGAAAGAACAAGATATGGAGGATGGGCATGATTTTTCTGGGAATGACAAGAAGAAGATCAGAAATAGCAACAATGGTGTGAAGAAATTAGGAAGCAACAGTGGTGGTGTAACTGGTGGTGGATCGGGGAGTCCTGTGAGGTGTTGCCAAGCAGAGAGGTGTAGTGCTGATTTGAATGATGCCAAGCAGTACCATAAGAGGCACAAAGTTTGTGAGTACCATGCAAAGGCTCAGGTTGTGGTTGTTGCCGGAGTTGGCCAGCGTTTTTGTCAGCAATGTAGCAG GTTTCATGAGCTGTCAGAATTTGATGAAGCGAAAAGAAGCTGTCGTAGGCGACTAGCTGGGCACAATGAGCGCAGAAGGAAGAGCTCATCGGATTCTCAAGGAGAAGTCAGTGGTCCATCATCTTCTCGAAAAGGAAGCACAGCAGCTGGGGGTAAAGAACTCTGTGGAAAGGTTCAGATAACCTCTATGCAAGAAAATGCTACAACTTTCAAACACTTCCAGATCAGATAA
- the LOC141698083 gene encoding leucine-rich repeat extensin-like protein 1 isoform X2, which yields MANSFVPSITTPAFILLLLHFSSLINLSAKHGYSHGHSFVTNQRLQQAYIALQAWKRVIYSDPNNFTSNWIGPNVCNYHGIYCSSLPNTTNIQVVAGIDLNHGDIAGFLPDELGFLSDLALIHLNSNRFCGILPLSLSNLTLLHELDLSNNRFVGVFPSVVLSLPSLKYLDLRFNEFEGPLPSQIFGRNLDAIFVNNNRLTSVIPSNVSASTASVVVFANNNFGGCIPPSIASLANTLEELVLINTNISGCLTPEVGFLYKLKVLDLSYNKLIGPIPYTISGLEHLEQLNLAHNMMSENVPEETV from the exons ATGGCTAACTCTTTTGTTCCTTCAATAACGACCCCTGCCTTTATTCTCTTGCTCCTCCACTTCTCTTCACTCATCAACTTATCTGCAAAACATGGCTATTCTCATGGTCATTCATTTGTAACAAATCAAAGGCTCCAACAAGCGTATATTGCCCTTCAAGCATGGAAACGAGTAATATACTCTGATCCCAATAACTTCACTTCCAACTGGATTGGCCCCAATGTGTGTAATTACCATGGAATCTACTGCTCCTCACTTCCCAACACCACTAATATCCAAGTTGTGGCTGGCATTGATCTCAACCACGGTGACATAGCCGGATTCCTCCCTGATGAGCTCGGATTCCTCTCTGACCTTGCTCTTATTCACTTAAACAGTAATCGTTTCTGTGGTATTCTCCCATTATCTTTATCAAACCTAACACTCTTGCATGAGCTTGACCTTAGTAACAACAGATTTGTCGGGGTTTTCCCTTCTGTTGTCCTTTCTCTGCCTAGCCTAAAATATCTTGATCTTCGTTTCAACGAGTTTGAAGGGCCATTGCCATCTCAAATCTTTGGCAGAAACCTTGATGCCATTTTTGTTAATAACAATCGGTTAACTTCTGTGATCCCATCAAATGTGAGCGCGAGCACAGCTTCTGTAGTTGTGTTTGCTAATAACAACTTTGGAGGCTGCATCCCACCAAGCATAGCCAGCTTAGCTAATACTTTAGAGGAGCTGGTACTCATAAACACTAATATATCAGGGTGCTTAACACCTGAAGTTGGCTTTCTTTATAAACTCAAAGTATTAGACTTGAGCTACAACAAGTTGATTGGTCCAATTCCTTACACTATCTCGGGATTAGAGCACTTGGAGCAGCTAAACTTGGCACATAATATGATGAGTGAAAATGTGCCAGAAG AAACTGTTTGA
- the LOC141698083 gene encoding leucine-rich repeat extensin-like protein 4 isoform X1: MANSFVPSITTPAFILLLLHFSSLINLSAKHGYSHGHSFVTNQRLQQAYIALQAWKRVIYSDPNNFTSNWIGPNVCNYHGIYCSSLPNTTNIQVVAGIDLNHGDIAGFLPDELGFLSDLALIHLNSNRFCGILPLSLSNLTLLHELDLSNNRFVGVFPSVVLSLPSLKYLDLRFNEFEGPLPSQIFGRNLDAIFVNNNRLTSVIPSNVSASTASVVVFANNNFGGCIPPSIASLANTLEELVLINTNISGCLTPEVGFLYKLKVLDLSYNKLIGPIPYTISGLEHLEQLNLAHNMMSENVPEGICILPNLANFTLSYNFLSEEEGVCRNLTSKGVVFDDRRNCLKDKPLQRSKKECDPVVEHPVDCFELHCGKY; the protein is encoded by the coding sequence ATGGCTAACTCTTTTGTTCCTTCAATAACGACCCCTGCCTTTATTCTCTTGCTCCTCCACTTCTCTTCACTCATCAACTTATCTGCAAAACATGGCTATTCTCATGGTCATTCATTTGTAACAAATCAAAGGCTCCAACAAGCGTATATTGCCCTTCAAGCATGGAAACGAGTAATATACTCTGATCCCAATAACTTCACTTCCAACTGGATTGGCCCCAATGTGTGTAATTACCATGGAATCTACTGCTCCTCACTTCCCAACACCACTAATATCCAAGTTGTGGCTGGCATTGATCTCAACCACGGTGACATAGCCGGATTCCTCCCTGATGAGCTCGGATTCCTCTCTGACCTTGCTCTTATTCACTTAAACAGTAATCGTTTCTGTGGTATTCTCCCATTATCTTTATCAAACCTAACACTCTTGCATGAGCTTGACCTTAGTAACAACAGATTTGTCGGGGTTTTCCCTTCTGTTGTCCTTTCTCTGCCTAGCCTAAAATATCTTGATCTTCGTTTCAACGAGTTTGAAGGGCCATTGCCATCTCAAATCTTTGGCAGAAACCTTGATGCCATTTTTGTTAATAACAATCGGTTAACTTCTGTGATCCCATCAAATGTGAGCGCGAGCACAGCTTCTGTAGTTGTGTTTGCTAATAACAACTTTGGAGGCTGCATCCCACCAAGCATAGCCAGCTTAGCTAATACTTTAGAGGAGCTGGTACTCATAAACACTAATATATCAGGGTGCTTAACACCTGAAGTTGGCTTTCTTTATAAACTCAAAGTATTAGACTTGAGCTACAACAAGTTGATTGGTCCAATTCCTTACACTATCTCGGGATTAGAGCACTTGGAGCAGCTAAACTTGGCACATAATATGATGAGTGAAAATGTGCCAGAAGGTATATGTATTCTGCCTAATCTTGCAAATTTTACACTTTCATACAACTTTTTGTCTGAAGAGGAAGGAGTCTGCAGAAACTTGACTTCGAAAGGGGTGGTATTTGATGATCGCAGAAACTGTTTGAAAGACAAACCGCTTCAGAGGAGTAAGAAGGAGTGTGATCCCGTGGTTGAGCATCCTGTTGATTGCTTTGAGCTTCATTGTGGTAAATATTAG
- the LOC141695234 gene encoding ADP,ATP carrier protein 3, mitochondrial: protein MTDGTKHPSVFRKIHGQSYMFSQIAPNLQSRNANLYCSADAYVNGVLKAPFPAENNSSVLELATPLSPVFVHAPSEKTLSGFMVDFLMGGVSAAVSKTAAAPIERVKLLIQNQGEMIKAGRLSEPYKGISDCFTRTIKDEGVISLWRGNTANVIRYFPTQALNFAFRDYFKSLFNFKKDESYWKWFAGNLASGGAAGASSLLFVYPLDYARTRLANDAKASKKGGERQFNGLVDVYKKTLKSDGVAGLYRGFTISCLGIIVYRGLYFGLYDSIKPVVLVGELQDSFVASFLLGWGITIGAGLASYPFDTVRRRMMMTSGEAVKYKSSMDALKQILQNEGSKSLFKGAGANILRAVAGAGVLAGYDKLQLILLGKNYGSGGGG from the exons ATGACGGACGGAACAAAACATCCATCTGTATTTCGGAAGATTCATGGACAATCTTACATGTTCTCACAAATTGCCCCCAACTTGCAGTCCAGAAATGCTAATTTGTACTGTTCCGCTGATGCATACGTGAATGGAGTTCTGAAAGCTCCATTTCCCGCAGAAAACAATAGCAGTGTCCTAGAGCTTGCAACACCACTGTCTCCAGTTTTTGTGCACGCTCCCTCGGAGAAAACTTTGAGTGGATTTATGGTGGATTTTCTCATGGGGGGAGTCTCTGCTGCCGTATCTAAGACAGCTGCTGCTCCAATTGAGCGTGTTAAACTTCTGATTCAGAATCAGGGTGAGATGATCAAAGCTGGTCGGCTATCTGAACCTTATAAAGGAATTTCTGATTGCTTTACCAGGACTATAAAGGATGAAGGTGTTATTTCTCTCTGGAGAGGCAACACTGCTAATGTTATCAGATATTTTCCCACCCAG GCCCTGAACTTTGCCTTTAGGGATTACTTTAAGAGCCTGTTTAATTTTAAGAAGGACGAGAGTTACTGGAAGTGGTTTGCTGGAAACTTGGCATCAGGTGGTGCTGCCGGTGCTTCATCTCTTTTATTTGTTTATCCTCTGGATTATGCTCGTACACGATTGGCTAATGACGCGAAGGCTTCGAAAAAGGGTGGTGAAAGGCAATTTAATGGTTTGGTCGACGTTTACAAGAAGACTTTGAAGTCTGATGGTGTAGCAGGGCTCTATCGTGGATTCACCATTTCCTGCTTGGGAATCATAGTGTATCGTGGGCTCTACTTTGGGCTGTATGATTCGATAAAACCCGTGGTATTGGTTGGTGAATTGCAG GATAGTTTCGTAGCAAGTTTCTTATTGGGATGGGGAATTACCATTGGTGCTGGATTAGCTTCTTACCCTTTTGATACTGTGCGAAGAAGGATGATGATGACCTCAGGAGAAGCAGTCAAATACAAGAGCTCAATGGATGCACTAAAACAGATTCTTCAGAATGAAGGATCCAAGTCTCTCTTTAAGGGTGCTGGAGCAAACATCCTGCGTGCCGTTGCAGGTGCTGGTGTTCTTGCAGGGTATGACAAATTGCAGCTTATACTGTTGGGCAAGAACTATGGATCTGGTGGTGGTGGTTAA